The Lycium barbarum isolate Lr01 chromosome 9, ASM1917538v2, whole genome shotgun sequence genome has a segment encoding these proteins:
- the LOC132608939 gene encoding probably inactive leucine-rich repeat receptor-like protein kinase At3g28040, protein MGSFSPFLVLILHVGLLYGSLLADDNTNLQLNDDVLGLIVFKSTILDPYTKLSSWNEDDNSPCAWAFIKCNPMNGRVTELNLNGLSLSGKIGRGLEKLQSLKVLSLSNNYFTGAISPELVLLRNLENLNLSHNGLTGNIPGSFSSMTSFLQFIDLSENSLSGAVSGTMFDNCADSLRYLNLAGNFLEGAFPKTVSKCTSLNHLNLSRNHFSGDPGFSGGIWGLTRLRTLDLSHNELSGLVPIGVSMLHQLKEFLLQGNHFNGELSADIGFCPHLNRLDLSNNLFTGQIPKSLQKLNALSFLSLSNNLINGDFPQWISNMSSLEYLDFSGNSLQGTLPDSIGDLHMLKCLSLSGNKLTGSIPKGLFGIGLEEADFSRNELSGSIPSGSGKLFESLQVLDLSGNNLTGNIPAEVGLFFKLRYLNLSWNNFQSRLPPEVGYFPNLTALDLRHSALVGSIPDDICDSGSLGILQLDGNSFTGPIPDEIGNCSSLYLLSLSHNNLSGSIPRSLSMLKKLKILKLEYNQLSGEIPQELGKLENLLAVNISYNKLVGRLPLSSIFQNLDQSSLEGNLGICSPLLKGPCKMHVPKPLVLDPYAYGNQTGGQNRGDGTSRSNNKTFKHHRFLSVSSIVAISAAALIAVGVMVIALLNASVRKRMTFVENALESMCSSSSKSGSLATGKLMLLDTKSSPDWTNNSLESILNKASEIGEGVFGTVYKAPLGGEGRIVAIKKLVTSKILQYPEDFDREVRVLAKARHQNLISLKGYYWTPQLQLLVSDYAPQGSLQDKLHSLSWSIRFKIAVGTAKGLAHLHHAFRPAIMHYNIKPSNILLDENFNPKISDFGLAKLVTKLDKHVISNRFQSAPGYVAPELACQNLRVNEKCDVYGFGMLILEIVTGRRPVQYGEDNVLILNDHVRVLLEQGNVLECVDPNMDTYPEEEVLPVLKLALVCTSQIPSSRPSMAEVVQILQVIKTPVPQRMEAY, encoded by the exons ATGGGATCTTTTAGTCCTTTTTTAGTTCTCATACTTCATGTTGGCTTATTGTATGGATCTTTATTAGCTGATGATAATACTAATCTGCAGCTTAATGATGATGTTTTAGGCCTCATTGTTTTCAAATCAACTATTCTTGATCCTTACACAAAACTCTCATCATGGAATGAAGATGATAACTCTCCTTGTGCATGGGCATTCATCAAATGCAATCCAATGAATGGTAGAGTCACTGAACTTAACTTAAATGGCTTAAGTTTATCAGGAAAGATCGGTAGGGGGCTCGAGAAGTTGCAGTCTTTAAAGGTATTATCTTTATCAAACAACTACTTTACTGGTGCAATAAGCCCCGAGTTAGTCTTGCTGAGGAATCTTGAAAATCTCAACCTTAGTCATAACGGCCTAACGGGGAATATCCCTGGATCTTTCTCAAGTATGACCTCTTTTTTACAGTTTATTGATCTGTCCGAGAATTCGTTATCTGGAGCTGTCTCTGGTACCATGTTTGATAATTGTGCTGATTCCCTACGTTATCTGAACCTGGCCGGGAATTTTCTTGAAGGTGCATTTCCTAAAACAGTTTCAAAATGCACAAGTTTGAATCATCTCAATCTTTCAAGAAACCATTTTTCTGGTGACCCGGGATTTTCTGGGGGAATATGGGGATTGACAAGGCTTAGAACATTAGATCTTTCACATAATGAACTCTCTGGATTAGTACCAATTGGTGTTTCAATGTTACATCAGTTGAAAGAGTTTTTGTTACAAGGAAATCACTTCAATGGAGAATTATCAGCTGATATTGGCTTTTGTCCGCACTTGAATAGATTAGATTTGAGTAATAATCTATTCACAGGACAAATTCCAAAGTCACTTCAAAAGCTCAATGCTCTTTCTTTTCTCAGTTTATCAAACAATTTGATAAATGGAGATTTTCCTCAATGGATAAGTAACATGAGCAGCTTGGAATACTTAGATTTTTCAGGCAATAGTTTACAAGGGACATTGCCTGATTCAATTGGTGATTTGCACATGTTGAAGTGCTTGAGTTTATCTGGTAATAAATTGACTGGTAGCATTCCTAAGGGACTGTTTGGTATAGGATTGGAAGAAGCAGATTTTTCAAGAAATGAGCTAAGTGGTTCAATCCCTTCTGGTTCTGGCAAATTGTTTGAATCACTTCAGGTTCTTGATCTATCAGGAAACAATCTTACTGGGAATATTCCTGCTGAAGTTggacttttcttcaagttgagaTACTTGAATCTTTCTTGGAACAATTTTCAATCAAGATTGCCTCCTGAAGTTGGATACTTTCCGAATCTAACGGCGTTGGATCTTCGACACAGTGCTTTAGTTGGATCAATTCCTGATGATATATGTGATTCTGGTAGCTTGGGAATTCTTCAACTTGATGGAAATTCATTCACTGGACCTATTCCTGATGAGATTGGAAATTGTTCATCCCTCTACTTATT GAGTTTGTCCCATAATAATTTAAGTGGTTCAATACCAAGGTCCCTTTCAATGTTGAAAAAACTCAAGATTTTGAAGCTAGAATATAACCAATTGAGTGGTGAAATACCACAAGAACTTGGAAAACTGGAAAATCTTCTGGCTGTTAATATATCCTACAACAAGCTCGTTGGACGCCTTCCGTTGAGTAGTATATTCCAGAATCTAGACCAGAGTTCATTGGAAGGAAATCTAGGGATTTGTTCACCTTTATTGAAAGGACCTTGCAAAATGCATGTGCCAAAGCCTTTGGTTCTTGATCCTTATGCTTATGGAAACCAAACAGGTGGTCAAAACCGAGGCGATGGAACTTCAAGAAGCAACAACAAAACTTTCAAGCACCATAGATTCCTCAGTGTTTCATCCATTGTTGCAATCTCTGCTGCAGCTCTGATCGCTGTTGGAGTGATGGTTATAGCCTTACTAAATGCTTCTGTTCGAAAGAGGATGACATTCGTTGAGAACGCGTTGGAAAGTATGTGTTCGAGTTCTTCTAAATCAGGTAGCCTAGCTACTGGAAAGCTGATGTTGTTGGACACCAAATCGTCCCCCGATTGGACTAATAACAGTCTTGAATCAATCCTAAACAAGGCATCTGAAATCGGTGAAGGTGTATTCGGGACTGTTTACAAGGCTCCATTGGGAGGGGAAGGAAGAATAGTAGCAATCAAGAAGCTTGTGACATCAAAGATCCTCCAATATCCTGAGGACTTTGATAGAGAGGTCAGAGTTTTAGCAAAAGCAAGGCATCAAAATCTGATATCCTTAAAAGGGTATTACTGGACTCCTCAACTTCAGCTTTTAGTATCAGATTATGCACCACAAGGAAGTTTACAAGACAAACTACACAGTTTAAGTTGGTCCATTCGATTCAAGATTGCGGTCGGGACAGCTAAGGGACTAGCACATTTGCACCACGCCTTTAGGCCAGCAATCATGCACTACAACATAAAGCCTAGCAACATCCTCCTTGATGAGAACTTCAACCCGAAAATATCAGATTTTGGGCTGGCAAAGCTCGTGACAAAGCTCGATAAACACGTGATAAGCAACAGGTTCCAAAGTGCACCAGGCTATGTAGCACCTGAATTGGCATGTCAGAATTTAAGGGTGAACGAAAAGTGCGACGTTTATGGTTTTGGGATGTTGATTCTTGAAATTGTCACAGGGAGAAGGCCAGTTCAGTATGGTGAGGACAATGTGCTGATACTCAATGATCATGTGCGAGTTTTGCTTGAGCAAGGAAATGTGTTGGAATGTGTTGATCCAAATATGGATACATATCCTGAAGAGGAAGTTTTGCCTGTTTTGAAGTTGGCTTTGGTGTGCACTTCTCAAATACCATCAAGTAGGCCTTCAATGGCTGAAGTCGTTCAAATCTTGCAGGTCATTAAGACTCCTGTTCCTCAAAGAATGGAAGCATACTGA